A single region of the Melopsittacus undulatus isolate bMelUnd1 chromosome 10, bMelUnd1.mat.Z, whole genome shotgun sequence genome encodes:
- the ETF1 gene encoding eukaryotic peptide chain release factor subunit 1 isoform X2, which produces MISLIIPPKDQISRVAKMLADEFGTASNIKSRVNRLSVLGAITSVQQRLKLYNKVPPNGLVVYCGTIVTEEGKEKKVNIDFEPFKPINTSLYLCDNKFHTEALTALLSDDSKFGFIVIDGSGALFGTLQGNTREVLHKFTVDLPKKHGRGGQSALRFARLRMEKRHNYVRKVAETAVQLFISGDKVNVAGLVLAGSADFKTELSQSDMFDQRLQSKVLKLVDISYGGENGFNQAIELSTEVLSNVKFIQEKKLIGRYFDEISQDTGKYCFGVEDTLKALEMGAVEILIVYENLDIMRYVLHCQGTEEEKILYLTPEQEKDKSHFTDKETGQEHELIESMPLLEWFANNYKKFGATLEIVTDKSQEGSQFVKGFGGIGGILRYRVDFQGMEYQGGDDEFFDLDDY; this is translated from the exons ATGATATCGTTGATCATTCCCCCCAAAGACCAGATTTCGCGAGTGGCTAAAATGTTAGCGGATGAGTTCGGCACCGCCTCCAACATCAAGTCTCGAGTGAATCGCCTTTCAGTACTGGGAGCCATTACATCTGTACAGCAAAGACTGAAACTCTATAACAAAG TACCTCCAAATGGTCTGGTTGTTTACTGTGGAACAATTGtgacagaagaaggaaaagagaagaaagtcaACATTGACTTTGAACCTTTCAAACCAATCAATACATCGTTGTATTTGTGTGACAACAAATTCCACACGGAG gcTCTTACAGCGCTGCTTTCTGATGACAGCAAGTTTGGCTTTATTGTAATAGATGGTAGTGGTGCACTCTTCGGAACTCTTCAAGGAAACACAAGAGAAGTCCTGCACAAATTCACTGTGGATCTTCCAAAGAAGCATG GTAGAGGAGGTCAGTCTGCCTTGCGTTTTGCTCGCTTGAGAATGGAGAAACGACACAACTACGTAAGGAAGGTAGCAGAGACAGCCGTGCAACTCTTCATCTCTGGCGACAAGGTGAACGTGGCTGGTCTCGTTTTAGCTGGATCAGCTGACTTCAAAACTGAATTAAGTCAATCTGACATGTTTGATCAG CGGTTGCAATCCAAAGTGCTCAAACTAGTTGACATTTCATATGGAGGAGAAAACGGATTCAATCAAGCAATTGAGTTGTCAACTGAGGTCCTCTCCAATGTGAAATTCATTCAAGAGAAGAAACTAATAG GACGATACTTTGATGAAATCAGTCAGGACACGGGGAAGTACTGTTTTGGCGTTGAAGATACACTAAAAGCTTTGGAAATGGGAGCAGTAGAGATACTGATAGTCTATGAAAATCTGGATATCATGAGATACGTTCTGCACTGCCAAGGCACGGAGG AGGAGAAGATTCTGTATTTGACACCAGAGCAAGAGAAGGATAAATCCCACTTCACAGATAAAGAG ACTGGCCAGGAACATGAACTGATAGAAAGTATGCCCCTTCTGGAGTGGTTTGCAAACAACTACAAGAAATTTGGAGCAACGTTGGAAATTGTTACAGATAAATCACAGGAAGGATCCCAATTTGTGAAAGGATTTGGAGGAATTGGAG GTATCTTGCGGTACCGAGTGGACTTCCAGGGAATGGAATACCAAGGAGGAGACGATGAATTTTTTGACCTTGATGACTACTAG
- the ETF1 gene encoding eukaryotic peptide chain release factor subunit 1 isoform X1, protein MADDPSAADRNVEIWKIKKLIKSLEAARGNGTSMISLIIPPKDQISRVAKMLADEFGTASNIKSRVNRLSVLGAITSVQQRLKLYNKVPPNGLVVYCGTIVTEEGKEKKVNIDFEPFKPINTSLYLCDNKFHTEALTALLSDDSKFGFIVIDGSGALFGTLQGNTREVLHKFTVDLPKKHGRGGQSALRFARLRMEKRHNYVRKVAETAVQLFISGDKVNVAGLVLAGSADFKTELSQSDMFDQRLQSKVLKLVDISYGGENGFNQAIELSTEVLSNVKFIQEKKLIGRYFDEISQDTGKYCFGVEDTLKALEMGAVEILIVYENLDIMRYVLHCQGTEEEKILYLTPEQEKDKSHFTDKETGQEHELIESMPLLEWFANNYKKFGATLEIVTDKSQEGSQFVKGFGGIGGILRYRVDFQGMEYQGGDDEFFDLDDY, encoded by the exons caaTGGTACCAGCATGATATCGTTGATCATTCCCCCCAAAGACCAGATTTCGCGAGTGGCTAAAATGTTAGCGGATGAGTTCGGCACCGCCTCCAACATCAAGTCTCGAGTGAATCGCCTTTCAGTACTGGGAGCCATTACATCTGTACAGCAAAGACTGAAACTCTATAACAAAG TACCTCCAAATGGTCTGGTTGTTTACTGTGGAACAATTGtgacagaagaaggaaaagagaagaaagtcaACATTGACTTTGAACCTTTCAAACCAATCAATACATCGTTGTATTTGTGTGACAACAAATTCCACACGGAG gcTCTTACAGCGCTGCTTTCTGATGACAGCAAGTTTGGCTTTATTGTAATAGATGGTAGTGGTGCACTCTTCGGAACTCTTCAAGGAAACACAAGAGAAGTCCTGCACAAATTCACTGTGGATCTTCCAAAGAAGCATG GTAGAGGAGGTCAGTCTGCCTTGCGTTTTGCTCGCTTGAGAATGGAGAAACGACACAACTACGTAAGGAAGGTAGCAGAGACAGCCGTGCAACTCTTCATCTCTGGCGACAAGGTGAACGTGGCTGGTCTCGTTTTAGCTGGATCAGCTGACTTCAAAACTGAATTAAGTCAATCTGACATGTTTGATCAG CGGTTGCAATCCAAAGTGCTCAAACTAGTTGACATTTCATATGGAGGAGAAAACGGATTCAATCAAGCAATTGAGTTGTCAACTGAGGTCCTCTCCAATGTGAAATTCATTCAAGAGAAGAAACTAATAG GACGATACTTTGATGAAATCAGTCAGGACACGGGGAAGTACTGTTTTGGCGTTGAAGATACACTAAAAGCTTTGGAAATGGGAGCAGTAGAGATACTGATAGTCTATGAAAATCTGGATATCATGAGATACGTTCTGCACTGCCAAGGCACGGAGG AGGAGAAGATTCTGTATTTGACACCAGAGCAAGAGAAGGATAAATCCCACTTCACAGATAAAGAG ACTGGCCAGGAACATGAACTGATAGAAAGTATGCCCCTTCTGGAGTGGTTTGCAAACAACTACAAGAAATTTGGAGCAACGTTGGAAATTGTTACAGATAAATCACAGGAAGGATCCCAATTTGTGAAAGGATTTGGAGGAATTGGAG GTATCTTGCGGTACCGAGTGGACTTCCAGGGAATGGAATACCAAGGAGGAGACGATGAATTTTTTGACCTTGATGACTACTAG